A portion of the Lolium rigidum isolate FL_2022 chromosome 1, APGP_CSIRO_Lrig_0.1, whole genome shotgun sequence genome contains these proteins:
- the LOC124683880 gene encoding heme oxygenase 1, chloroplastic-like, giving the protein MALAAATSLPTLASPRVSFSVSAAGKNSNGLIMSAGERRVPGISVIHSQQGRMVAAAATKMPPSARGEDREKTFVEEMKDIAMSLHTEDQARTVNLRNATVEGYLRFLVDSKLVFETLENIVNRAVVPFPWYAEFQNTGLERSEALKNDLKWFSEQGHTIPEPSAPGTKHAAYLEELSEKDSQAFLCHFYSVYFAQSAGGRMIGAKIDEKILNKKELEFYKWEGSLSQLLQDVRTKLNQVASTWSQEEKNHCLEEVEMAFTYSMDRLRHIFT; this is encoded by the exons ATGGCGCTCGCAGCAGCAACCAGCCTGCCCACCCTCGCCTCTCCACGCGTATCTTTCTCCGTTTCCGCCGCTGGGAAGAACAGCAACGGCCTGATCATGTCAGCCGGCGAGCGCCGTGTGCCGGGGATTTCTGTGATTCATTCGCAGCAGGGTAGGAtggtcgcggcggcggcgaccaagATGCCTCCCTCGGCGAGGGGGGAGGACCGGGAGAAGACcttcgtggaggagatgaaggaTATCGCTATGAGCCTGCACACCGAGGACCAGGCCAGGACAGTCAACCTGCGGAACGCTACCGTTGAGGGCTATCTGCGCTTCCTCGTCGACAGCAAGCTCGTCTTCGAGACGCTCGAGAACATCGTCAACCGCGCCGTCGTCCCCTTCCCCTGGT ATGCGGAGTTTCAGAATACTGGGTTAGAGAGATCAGAGGCACTGAAGAACGATCTGAAATGGTTCAGCGAACAGGGTCACACAATTCCAGAACCATCTGCTCCTGGCACTAAACATGCTGCCTATCTGGAAGAGTTGTCTGAGAAGGACTCGCAAGCATTTCTCTGTCACTTCTATAGTGTGTACTTTGCTCAGTCTGCTGGAGGTCGAATGATCGGCGCAAAG ATTGATGAGAAGATTCTGAACAAGAAAGAGCTCGAATTCTACAAGTGGGAAGGTTCCCTGTCCCAGCTGCTGCAGGACGTCCGCACCAAACTTAACCAAGTTGCTTCT ACCTGGTCCCAGGAAGAGAAAAACCACTGCCTGGAGGAGGTCGAGATGGCGTTCACCTATTCAATGGATCGCCTCCGCCACATATTCACCTAA